In Anser cygnoides isolate HZ-2024a breed goose chromosome 14, Taihu_goose_T2T_genome, whole genome shotgun sequence, one genomic interval encodes:
- the SPRY4 gene encoding protein sprouty homolog 4: MSRFFTSNQAASSMEPRIPHNITVVPNSVMVQPLLDSRIPYGRLQHPLTILPIDQMKTTHIENDYTDNPTASQLAAQKRPRGPHELVLTNPHLQRCEQDVTHPWISFSGRPSSISSSSSTSSDQRLLDHMAPVPVAEQSSPRAVRIQPKAINCKPLDLKGPVSQELDKHFLLCEACGKCKCKECALPRTLPSCWVCNQECLCSAQNLVNYSTCMCLVKGVFYHCTNEDDEGTCADHPCSCSHSNCCARWSFMSALSLVLPCLLCYLPATGCVKLSQRCYDQVSRPGCRCKNTNSVICKALPESKASRPEKPF, from the coding sequence ATGAGCAGATTTTTCACCAGTAATCAGGCTGCTTCATCAATGGAGCCCCGGATTCCCCACAACATCACCGTTGTCCCCAATTCTGTGATGGTCCAGCCCTTGCTGGACAGTCGGATCCCCTatgggaggctgcagcacccGCTCACCATCCTGCCCATTGACCAAATGAAGACGACCCACATAGAGAACGACTACACCGACAACCCCACCGCTTCCCAGCTGGCAGCCCAGAagcgcccccggggcccccaTGAACTGGTCTTGACCAACCCGCACCTGCAGCGGTGCGAGCAGGACGTCACCCACCCCTGGATCTCGTTCAGTGGGCGCCCCAGctccatcagcagcagcagcagcacgtcTTCAGACCAAAGGCTCTTGGACCACATGGCCCCGGTGCCCGTGGCGGAGCAGTCCTCGCCCCGAGCGGTTCGCATTCAGCCCAAGGCGATTAACTGCAAACCCCTGGACCTGAAGGGGCCCGTGTCTCAGGAACTGGACAAGCACTTTCTCCTGTGCGAAGCCTGTGGGAAATGCAAGTGTAAGGAGTGCGCGCTGCCCCGGACTCTGCCGTCCTGCTGGGTGTGCAACCAAGAGTGCCTCTGCTCGGCACAGAACCTGGTCAACTACTCCACCTGCATGTGTCTCGTCAAGGGCGTCTTCTACCACTGCACCAACGAGGACGACGAGGGCACGTGCGCCGAccacccctgctcctgctcccactCCAACTGCTGCGCCCGCTGGTCCTTCATGAGCGCCCTctccctggtgctgccctgcttgCTCTGCTACCTGCCCGCCACCGGCTGTGTCAAGCTGTCCCAGCGATGCTACGACCAAGTGAGCCGGCCCGGATGCAGatgcaaaaacacaaacagtgTCATTTGCAAGGCGCTGCCGGAGAGCAAAGCCAGCAGGCCAGAGAAGCCTTTTTGA